The genomic stretch CGGTGTTTTCAACAGTGAATTGATAGCTGATCTGATCACCGGCATTCACCATGCCCGCAGGAAGAACAACATCGTCCACAATCGTACCCGTCTTCTCGAGGGAGATCATGGGATCAGACGATAGTTCAATTTCCTCGGTATCCGAATCGGTAACTTCCTCATCATCCGTGGTCAGCGCTTTGGCATGCGCAGTATTGGCATAAGTGCCGGAATCGATATCAGCCTGGGTCAGCGTGTAGGTCCCGGTGATTGTTGAATTTGCCTGCCCGGGAGCCAGATTGATGGTGACCGGGCTATTTGCCAGCGTGACACCGAGGTCCTCAACAGTGAGTTCGTGCAGGGTCACATTCCCGGTATTGGTAATCGTAAAGATATAGGTAATCGTGTCACCCACATTGACCTGACCACTCGGAGCAACCACATCATCGTGCAGCGTGCCAGTCTTGGTCAGGGCTAGTGATGGGTCGGGGGTTATTGAAACAGTCGTGTCGTCCGTATCGGTCACGGTGCCATTGGTTGGCGTCGTGCCGGATACATTAGCGGTGTTATAGACTGAACCGCTGTCGATCATGGCCTGGGTCAAAGGTAGTGACCCTGTAATGGTTGTGCTGTCCGATTCGCCCGGTTCCAGCGAAGCGATGGGATTACCTGCAACCGTCACCAAGGCATCGGTTACGGAGATGTTGGTCAGGGTCACATTACCTGTGTTAGTAACGGTAAAGGTGTATTCAATGGAATCGCCGACATTAGCCTGATCGGTTGGTGCGATGGTATCCATCTTGACCGAACCTGACTTAACCAGGGCAATATCCGGCTCGCGGGTAATGGTTTGGGTATCCGTATCGAAATCTGTCACCTCTGTCGTATCCGGTGCTGTCCCGGTCACGGTTGCTTCATTGGTGAACGATCCTGCATCAATATCCGCCTGGAGAAGAGTATAACTGCCTGTAAAGGTCAGTGTATCACTCTCGCCTGGGCCTAGGTCGATCGGCCCGCCCAGAATGGTGGCATCATCATCAGTGATCATTACGCCTGTGAGGGTCACATTGCCGGTATTTTCGACGGTGAATTCATAGGTGATCTTATCACCCGCATCCGTTCTATCGGTCGGTGATACCTCGTCTTCAACGAGGGTACCCGTCTTGGTCAGTGAAATGGATGGCACAGCGGTAAAGGATTTCGAATCCGTATCGCTGTCTGAAATCGTGGCATTATTCGGGTCTTTGGCGGAAACGGTCGCATTATTCTCAAAGGTCCCGGCATCAACATCTGCCTGAGAAAGGGAATACAACCCGGTAATAGTTGTGCTGTCGGTGGCACCGGGGGCCAGGGTAGCTATGGATCCACCAATGATCTGCACGCCAGCGACTTCGTCAGTAATCACCAGGTCATGCAGAGTGACATTACCTGTATTCGTAATGGTGAAAATATAGGAGATCGTATCACCTGCATCCACCCGATCATTCGGTGCAATCGTATCCTGATGCAAGGCGCCCACCTTGGTCAGTTCGACCAAGGGGATTTGAACCATCTGAACCACGGCGGTGCCGGTTTCAGGGGGTGTTTGGTCATTGGAGACAATAGCGGTATTGGTGTAATCCCCATTGTCAATATCCGCCTGAGTCACACTATGATAGGCTTCGCAATAGAGGATATCGCCCACCGCCAATTCGGCCGGCAAGGGAATAATTGTCGGATCTTCATTGAGCGTGCATGGCCCAAGGGGCAACTCTGTACCGGTGTCATCGACCGTGACGTTCGTCAAAGTGATATTTCCGGTGTTTTGAGTCACAATATCAAATGTCACCGTATCGCCCACAGCATAAACGCCCGTGGAGGTCTCAAATTTATAGACCGCTATTGAAGGATATTGCGCCAACTGAAGGCTGACATCATCCGAGACAGGTTCCACCTCATCCGCATCCGCAGAAGCAACATTGGTGAAAGTGCCCAGATCAAGGTCATCCTGGGTGACCACATAAGAAGCCGCACAGGTCATCATTTCGCCCGCAGCCAGGGTGGAACCCTGGACAGGAGTGCAGCTATCAATGACCACACCGGCGGTCTCTTCAGTCACCAGAACGTTGTTTAAATTGACTGTGCCGATATTGTTGACTTTAATACTGAATGTAATCGTGTCATCAACCTCGAAAGGTCCAACCGAGGTCAGGATCTTCTTAATGCTGATCGCCGGGCCGCCACTCAGCGGGACAGTCTCTTCATCGGACACCGGATCGGTACGATCCGAATCGGCATTCGCAGTATTGATATATTCACCGGCTGCGATATCTGCCGCTGTCACAGTGTGAGTTGCAGAACAAATCATCACATCGCCAGGATTGAGGGTGGAGCCCAAAACCGGATTACAGGCCCCGAGTACCGCGCCTTCGCCTGCATCTGTCACCTGAACATCGTTCAGTTTCATATCGCCCGTGTTGGTGACTTCCAATTCATAGGTAATAACATCGTCCTCATTGTAAGGACCAGTGCTAGTTACCGATTTCACGATCTGCATATCAGGGGTACCGTAAACTTCGAGGGTATCCTCAGCAGGATCAGGATTGGTCACATTCGCATCACTGGAGGTGATTGAACCTTCAGGAATCACATTGCGATAGGTTGCCCTGTCATCCGCTTTGACCGCAACGGTCATTGTACAATCCTCAGGCTGCGGGTCATCGGGGTCAAGGACGCCGGAGAGGTATCCACCGCTGAGGGTCACCTGCGATTCGCCGACATTCGCCGTGAAGGTCCCACCGCAGGTATTGGTCGGGGGATCCAATGGCGCATCAACGATCACAACCCCAGTCGGGAAGGTATCCACCAATCCCAGATCATGCACAGCGGCATTACTGGTATTGGTAAGTTCAATCGTCAGAACCGAGTATTCATCTGATTCAGCCAGGATACGATTCGGTGTGAAGTATTTGCGCACACTGACACCTGGCAGGTTGGTCAATGTGGAACTGGCTGCGTCTTCATTGGAAACACCAATAAATGAAGAGACCGCACCAGCGGGAATTGTATTAATCAAGTTGCCGTTTACCCGGATAGTCGCATTCAAGGAAATCGTGCAGCGCCGCCCGGCAGCCAGGTAGCCGCCGCTGTAGTAGAAGCTTTGGCGATCTGGCGCAATAACAACCTCACCGCCACAAGTACTGGTATCAATATTGGTCGGCATGGTGATTTTCATCCCTGCGGGCATGACATCCGTGAAGCTGATTTCCGGGATCGGTACGTCATTGGGATTGATTAACAAAACGGTCAACCGTGAAGATGATCCACCGGAAACGGAAGAGGGGTCAAATTTCTTGACCATCTCAATACTCATATCCTGAATATATAAGCGATCAGTGGCTGAGTAGCGTGGATAGGAGGGAGAAGCAGCACCGGAAACCGTTCCATAGGAATCGGTCGTACTGATGGTATTATCGCTGGTATTTGCATTACTATTGGCTTTGATCGTCACAGTAATCGTACAGGAGCCATCGACGCTACCCACCCGACCCGGAATAGAACCTCCATTGAGAACAATTGTGGAAGATCCAGGATCGGCGGTAAGCGCACCGCCACAGGTCGTGCTGGCGTTCGGTTCATCAGCAACTACGAATTCAGTGGTCCCCATCGTTGCTAGACGATCCTGCAGCCAGACCCCCGTCATTGGCCTCTCATCCTCATTGGTCAATGTGATGGTCAGAACACTTCTGCCACCCCAGGTAATGATATCGGGTGCAAAGGTTTTTGAAACCAGATAGTCAGAGAAACGCATGTTGTCACTGACCGAGCTTGGGAAAGTCTGATTCTGGTCGTTGGTCAGGTCGATCGGTGAAATGGCATTGGTATAGGTGCCGGGATCATTTGCCGTGACATATACATACACATAACAGGTCACACCGGCTGAAATCTCCCCATCAATCAGGGAGAAACTGCTGTCCCCCGCCACCCCGGTGACTGAAGCTTCAGCACCACAGTTTGTAAGTGAATAAGTCATCGGCGAAGAAATAACCATGCCGAAGGGTAGGTTATCCGTGAGAGTCACACCTGTGAGGTTCTTGTCCTCAGGCGCTTTAAGCTGAAGCCGTATCCGAATAGCTGTTCCGGTAGGCTGAGGCTGATTGCTGTCTTCAAATGTCTTGGAAAGGGTGGCTCCCAACCCTACTGGATAAACGTAAACGTCACGATAAGTGCTGCTATTGTTAGTGATCCCCGAGCCGATGATTGCCTGAGCGGGAATGGTATTCCGATATGTGCCGGCTGAACCGCCTGCCGTAGTTGTCACAAGGGCAGAAAATGTACAGGATGAGTTCGCACCGATGGTACCGTTTGTCAAAGTGATTGAAGAAGCGGTTACAGTGACCGTGCCGCCGCAGGTTGTGGTGACATCAGGGATCGCAGCTGGGGTAAGTGGAGAGGGTAAATCATCCGTTAGGTTAACGTTGGTAATTTCTGTGGCAGTGGGATTGGTCAACCGAATCGAAACCCGAGTCTGGCCGCCCAATTCAAAGCGCGTGGGCGAAAAATACTTATAGACATCTATGCTTTGCGGGTCCACAACAATATAGTCCGAAGCACTGTTGGTGTTGGATACACTCTGATCATTCGTCAGTGTGTTCGTCGGAATGGAATTCCACATCGTTCCGCCGGCGGAGTTGCCCGGGGCAGTTACTGAAGCCGTAATCGTACAGGTTCCAAGCGTGACTGTTGAGCCATTGTCAACCCCTGCCGGGATTGTCCCCGAGGAGAGCGTCAGGGTTTGATCATTGTTGGAGAGTGTCAAAGAAGCCGCTGTTTCGCCGGTTTCACAGGTTGTGGAGAGTGTACCCGGGACAAAGACCAGGTCATAGGTACTCATATCATCCACCAATCCAGCATTGGTCAGGGTTTGTGTATGTGGATTCGAAATTGTCAGAGTCACTAACGAAGAATCCTCACCCGCCAGAATCGAACTGGCAGCGAAGTATTTCGATATCTGCACCCCTCTAACAGTCAGATCATCCTGGGTAGAATTTGGATTGGTCACACCTTCATAAGTTGTCAGCTCATTCGCTGGAATGTTATTAATGTAGTAACCTGGTGTTGTCCCTTCAACATAATAGTAAGCATAGCAGGAACTATTGGCAGGGATCTCTGCATTTTGTACAGTGAAGCTGGTTCCTCCGACTTCACCAACCAAACTCACCTCGGAGCCGCAATTCGATGTATAGGGGCTCCCCGTACCGGCAACCACCAGGCCAGTTGGCAAGTTATCGGTAATGCTCACCTGATGGAGAGCATAATTGGTGTCACGGTTATAGATTCTGATGGTGACTCGGGATTCCTGCCCAAGCCAAACACTGGTATCCGCGAAATATTTATAAACATAGGGGTCGGTCAATGTGACCACATTCAGGGTTTCGTTCACGCCGCTGGTGTTGGCAAAATAGAGCGTCTCATCTTCAGGCGGAGTATATTGCGCAGTGAGATCGCCGGGGACTAATTCATTATCCAGATTACCGGTCGTAAAGGAAGTCACGTTGACGGAAACCTGACAGGAGCCATTAATAGAGCCAACCTTCGCGCCGACGGTGCCGCCAGTCAGTGAGAGGGTCGTTCCCCCAGCTACTGCTGTGACCGAACCGCCACAGGTGGAAGCCGCCTGGGGACTATCCGCAATGATGATCCCTTCTTGCACCTTATCCAAAACATCAGTGAAGGCGACGCTGCTCAAGGCATAATCATTGGGATTGTAGATATACACCGTCAGACGGGATGTACCACCCGGGGGAATGGAAACCGGCACAAATTTCTTATTAATTTCAGGGGGGATTTGAACGATTTGTTGGAGAGGAGCGCCTTCTCCATCCTCAGCCTGAACGGGCTGGATGGCAAAGATCAGTGAGAATAAGACAAGAATGATCGTGAAGCAGGCAAATTGAAACGACTTAGAAAATTTGGCAGAGTGCATCGGCGTCTTCTCCATTTTTCGTATTAATATATTAATAATGTCTATATTAGTAAATTATTTCAGTTAAATAAAACTATTTCAACTCCAATCGTAAGTATATCATGCCGTGGTTTAATACCTAGCTCCAATATATTTAATATTAAATTATCTTTTGATTATTTCCAAAATTAGCGAATTATTAATTATCAGTCTATGAATAATCCCATTTTTCAAGTTTTAAGCCGAACTTCAACACCTTCCCGGTAGGGTAAAGCTGGGATAACACCCAATTTTGTGCAGCAAAGGCCACCCGCCACAACTGCGAAACGAGCTGCCTCTACCAGGCTGCGGCCTTCACCCAACGCCGTCCCTAAGGCGGCATTGAAAGCGTCTCCTGCTCCGGTCGTATCCACCACATCCACCTTAATACCTGGCACTTCAGTCACTTCCCCATCCGGGTGCACCACCAACGCACCAGCCTCACCACGGGTAACCACAACAGAACCCACACCCCGTTTTTGGATTGCCCGGGCCAGATCAATGACATTGCCAGGCTCATCCGGCGCCAAACCCAATAAAATTTTCAACTCAGTCTCGTTTGGTGTGAGGACATCCACATCCTTGTAAATGGATTCAGGCAAAGGTCTGGCTGGTGCACAGTTCAGAATGGTGATCGCGCCGGCCGCCTTTCCCAGTGCCATCGCCCTGGCCGCGGTTTCGGCTTTGATTTCCAAAACGGTCATCACGACATCGCTATCCGCGATCACCGGTTGGAACGCATCCACATCCTCCGGTGAAAGCTCCTCATTTGCCCCAACATCCACCACGATCAGGTTTTCACCTGCCGGATTCAAGGTGATAAAGGCGACGCCGGTATAAGAATCCGGATCCTGAATGATATATTGCGTATCTATTCCCTCTGAAGCATAGAAGTTCATTGCTTCCTGGGCAAAGACATCCTTTCCGATCTTTTCAAGCAGGTTGACCTGTGCCCCTAACCGAGCTGCACCGATCGCTTGATTGGAGCCCTTACCACCCGGCCCCATATCAAAATCTGTCCCGATCAGGCTCTCCCCTACCACTGCGAAACGAGGTGCTCGCATGGTCATGCCAACGACGTAACTGCCAATTACGGTAATTTTTGGGGATGTCATCTACGCTCCTTCAAGGTCTGGAATTTTTATTCATTATACACAGGTTCTCTCCTTAAAACCCCAATCCAAAAGTGCTTTTTCGGCCAATTATGTCAATGTGACAACCAGTTCTGTTATTGGGGGCTTATTATTAGTTTTGTCTTCCGGTATAACAAATATACGAAATAGAATTCAGAGAATTAAACAGTATCTGTTCAGGCGCTACACAAGCTGAACCTTATTCAATCTACAATATCCTTCATCCATCATTAATGAAAGGCAATTAATGACTCCAGAAGATAAAGGTAAATTTATAATTGGCCAATGGATTATTCACCATCATTTTGGGGTCGGGGAAATAAAGGACATCAAGAAAAAAGGATTGGGGGACGAGCGTAAGGCCTATTATGAGGTCGAGACCAAGAAGAATACTTATTGGCTTCCAGTCGGCGATGAAGACAGCAACCGAGTTGAGCCCATACGAAATAAGAATGATTTTAAAGAAGCGCTAGAAATCTTGGCGGAAAAACCAATAGAAATTGAAACGAATCACAAATCCCGGATAAATCAATCCGATGAACGCTGGAATGAGGGCACCCTTGATTCACGGGCCCGGTTACTGCGGGACCTTAATGGCCAATCAAATTGGAAAAGCTTGAATTTTAATGAACGGCAGCTGTTCAATAAGATTCGCAGCCAGTTCATTGACGAATGGCTGCTTGTGAAGCCATCACTTGACCGAAACGAAGCTAAGCAGATCATCCAACAAGCTTTACTTCAAAGCGCAGAGAAAGACGACAGAAATTAAGGGGAATTGTTAGCGCGCCGGATTATTTATTTTTCATGCAAAGTTTAGCCTTGGCGTTGACAAAAAACGTCAAGGGACTTATTTCAACCAACCCCGGCAAAAAAAATCAGCCTCCCAACCGGCAGCAGGATCATGATGCCCAGAATGACTTGGAAAACGGTAAAGCCCGTCCATGTCGCCGCGCCCATGACCGGTTGAAAAAATCTCATCCCAAAGAAACTGATCAAGCATGAGATCAGGTTGAACTCCCCCTGTGTATCCACATCTCGATTATATTGACCGCGACAAGGCCCAAAAATTCGCGTATAATCCATTGGATTGCCTTTACAAAGAAAGCCAGACCAGAGAAATAGCCTATGAACACCATCATTGCCAACATTGCAAATCGTCTTTATATAATGAAATCCAACCGACTTTCACTGGGAGGCCACCAATGAGCAAATCCATCATTCTCTTTGATATGGATGGCGTCCTATTGGAGCAAGTCGGATACCACACCGCCTTGATCGCCGCTGTCAAGCGGATCGGCGCAGCCCTCGGGATGCCCAATGCCGTGATCACCCCAGGTGAAATCGGCCGCTTCGAAGCCATGAGCGTGACCAATGAATGGGATTCCCAATCCATTTGTGCCGCCCTGATGCTGATTGACCTTTGGAAACTGGATGGCTCCATCCGGTATGACCAAATCACCCCCCGCAATCCTATCATCACCGAGGAATCACCGGACATTTCCTCTTTTTTAGACCGCTTCACCGAAATTGGCGACGATCCCGGCCCCAGAGCTTATGAGATCCTGGCCGGGGAAAATCCCTGGCTGGACGCCGCTCAACGGGAATACCTCGAATTGGTCCTGTTCAATACCCGCAACATTTATAAATCTCCCCTCCTGCCGGCCTATCAGGAAACCATTTTGGGTAGCGAAGTCTTTCAACAGCATTACGGGTTGACCCCTCGGCTCAACGCGGAAAGTTTCCTGATGACCCAGGATAAACAGGTGATGACTGAATCCAAGCTGGCAGAACTGCAGGACTGGCTTGATATGCCCGAACACCAGGCCGGTATTCTAACCAACCGCCCCTGCAAGACCCCGCCCGGTTACCTCAGCTCACCTGAAGCCGAAATTGGCGCTCAATTTGTTGGCCTGCCGGATCTGCCCCTGATGGGCTCCGGCACCCTGGCCTGGTTTGCAGAAACCCAACTCCACGTTGCAGATCACCTTCTTTTTAAGCCCCATCCACTCCATGCCCTCGGACTTTTACAGTTGATTCTGGGGCAGACGGTGGAAGAATCCCTGCGGATCTCCAATGACCTGTTGGAAGGTCACGGAGAACGGACAGCCTGGGAGGCATTGGATGGTGCACGGGTTACGGTGATTGAAGACACTTTCAAGGGCCTGGCCTGTGGTCTGGCATCTCAAAAAGCGCTTGCTGAAATTGACATTCCCATTCATTTACAGCTAATTGGCATTTCCAAACATCCTGAAAAACGGGCAACACTGGCTCGTTATACCAACTGGCTTGTGGATGACCTCAACGCCATCTCCTGGGATGCCATTTAGGTCAGAATAAAAAGAGATACAATTAGATATCACCCGCCTGAGATCTAACTGGAGGAAACCTTGGCTGACGAAAAGAACAATTCCCCGGAAAATGATAAATCTGCTCCTGCCCCCACCCCGGTGGCAGAGACCACAGCCCAAACCCACCACTCGATCACGCTGAACGGTCAAAAGGTTGACTACACCGTCACCACCGGCACGATCATCCTCAAGGAAGAGGACGTTGAAGAGGGCGAAAAACAAAAAGCCAGCATCTTTTATGTGGCCTATACGAAAGAAAACCCGGAGCCCAATCGCCCCCTGACCTTTTCGTTCAATGGCGGGCCGGGGTCTTCTTCCGTTTGGATGCATCTGGGCCTGGTTGGGCCCAAACGGGTCCTGATGACCGAAGAAGGCGAACCCGTTGGCCCACCCCACAAACTCGTGGATAACGAATTTTCCCTGTTCGATGTGACCGATCTGGTCTTCATTGATCCGGTCAGCACCGGTTACAGCCGTCCCGTCCCCAAGGAAAAACCCGATCAATTCCATAACGTCCGCAAGGACATCGAATCGGTTGGCGAATTTATCCGAATCTGGACCACGCGCAACCAACGCTGGACCTCGCCCAAGTTCCTGATCGGTGAAAGTTACGGTACCACGCGGGCAGCTGGTTTGGCCGGGTACCTGCACCAGCGCCACGGCATGTACCTGAACGGGATCATGTTCGTCTCCTCCATACTGAATTTTATGACCGCCAAATTCGATGAGGGGAATGACCT from Chloroflexota bacterium encodes the following:
- a CDS encoding DUF11 domain-containing protein — protein: MHSAKFSKSFQFACFTIILVLFSLIFAIQPVQAEDGEGAPLQQIVQIPPEINKKFVPVSIPPGGTSRLTVYIYNPNDYALSSVAFTDVLDKVQEGIIIADSPQAASTCGGSVTAVAGGTTLSLTGGTVGAKVGSINGSCQVSVNVTSFTTGNLDNELVPGDLTAQYTPPEDETLYFANTSGVNETLNVVTLTDPYVYKYFADTSVWLGQESRVTIRIYNRDTNYALHQVSITDNLPTGLVVAGTGSPYTSNCGSEVSLVGEVGGTSFTVQNAEIPANSSCYAYYYVEGTTPGYYINNIPANELTTYEGVTNPNSTQDDLTVRGVQISKYFAASSILAGEDSSLVTLTISNPHTQTLTNAGLVDDMSTYDLVFVPGTLSTTCETGETAASLTLSNNDQTLTLSSGTIPAGVDNGSTVTLGTCTITASVTAPGNSAGGTMWNSIPTNTLTNDQSVSNTNSASDYIVVDPQSIDVYKYFSPTRFELGGQTRVSIRLTNPTATEITNVNLTDDLPSPLTPAAIPDVTTTCGGTVTVTASSITLTNGTIGANSSCTFSALVTTTAGGSAGTYRNTIPAQAIIGSGITNNSSTYRDVYVYPVGLGATLSKTFEDSNQPQPTGTAIRIRLQLKAPEDKNLTGVTLTDNLPFGMVISSPMTYSLTNCGAEASVTGVAGDSSFSLIDGEISAGVTCYVYVYVTANDPGTYTNAISPIDLTNDQNQTFPSSVSDNMRFSDYLVSKTFAPDIITWGGRSVLTITLTNEDERPMTGVWLQDRLATMGTTEFVVADEPNASTTCGGALTADPGSSTIVLNGGSIPGRVGSVDGSCTITVTIKANSNANTSDNTISTTDSYGTVSGAASPSYPRYSATDRLYIQDMSIEMVKKFDPSSVSGGSSSRLTVLLINPNDVPIPEISFTDVMPAGMKITMPTNIDTSTCGGEVVIAPDRQSFYYSGGYLAAGRRCTISLNATIRVNGNLINTIPAGAVSSFIGVSNEDAASSTLTNLPGVSVRKYFTPNRILAESDEYSVLTIELTNTSNAAVHDLGLVDTFPTGVVIVDAPLDPPTNTCGGTFTANVGESQVTLSGGYLSGVLDPDDPQPEDCTMTVAVKADDRATYRNVIPEGSITSSDANVTNPDPAEDTLEVYGTPDMQIVKSVTSTGPYNEDDVITYELEVTNTGDMKLNDVQVTDAGEGAVLGACNPVLGSTLNPGDVMICSATHTVTAADIAAGEYINTANADSDRTDPVSDEETVPLSGGPAISIKKILTSVGPFEVDDTITFSIKVNNIGTVNLNNVLVTEETAGVVIDSCTPVQGSTLAAGEMMTCAASYVVTQDDLDLGTFTNVASADADEVEPVSDDVSLQLAQYPSIAVYKFETSTGVYAVGDTVTFDIVTQNTGNITLTNVTVDDTGTELPLGPCTLNEDPTIIPLPAELAVGDILYCEAYHSVTQADIDNGDYTNTAIVSNDQTPPETGTAVVQMVQIPLVELTKVGALHQDTIAPNDRVDAGDTISYIFTITNTGNVTLHDLVITDEVAGVQIIGGSIATLAPGATDSTTITGLYSLSQADVDAGTFENNATVSAKDPNNATISDSDTDSKSFTAVPSISLTKTGTLVEDEVSPTDRTDAGDKITYEFTVENTGNVTLTGVMITDDDATILGGPIDLGPGESDTLTFTGSYTLLQADIDAGSFTNEATVTGTAPDTTEVTDFDTDTQTITREPDIALVKSGSVKMDTIAPTDQANVGDSIEYTFTVTNTGNVTLTNISVTDALVTVAGNPIASLEPGESDSTTITGSLPLTQAMIDSGSVYNTANVSGTTPTNGTVTDTDDTTVSITPDPSLALTKTGTLHDDVVAPSGQVNVGDTITYIFTITNTGNVTLHELTVEDLGVTLANSPVTINLAPGQANSTITGTYTLTQADIDSGTYANTAHAKALTTDDEEVTDSDTEEIELSSDPMISLEKTGTIVDDVVLPAGMVNAGDQISYQFTVENTGNVTLVNVEVTDADPDVVLTGCTIGTLEVGEVDSTSCTGVYAVTQDDINAGTFTNYADVMAEDPDENPLTDSDEDTQDIPEGGLLGVAKTVSSSPVLISTGIWQFTYEIEIANMGNVALTNLQITDNLSAVFPLPHVFSVIDVSSTDFDVNPLYNGISGPGGDTNLLASGLNGLDVGESGTLTVTVELVPVNAGPFLNSAVGTGETQRGTSVTDDSQNGVDPDPDADYDPTNNDVPTPLEFDGNLFNPPKGIKTYNNAGQPKLGWSIVWINDSNIVPIQTRMSDPIPSGSTFLNDGVSSGYDLPTGDLPEGSTASGVSCTADPLSVLTTTTYCYYEGPTLEYPRGRIIWEGTLGPDLGASNAEQAINEMVIDYAVRVSANAGSVRNNAVLGVDLDGDGGITAVEEETVTVSRTWTAEELPQTGFAPGYLTIMPSQPDSLAYSTTGMAIQISKLGVSTYVTTVPFRDGAWDVTWLGNQVGYLEGSAYPTWSGNTVLTAHNTTAYNEPGLFADLGDLSYGDQIVIQAYGQTYVYEVRESLVVSQSNLAAAFKEQRLDWVTLMTCTDFSPAKGEYINRLLVRAVLVSVGPQ
- a CDS encoding ribokinase, translating into MTSPKITVIGSYVVGMTMRAPRFAVVGESLIGTDFDMGPGGKGSNQAIGAARLGAQVNLLEKIGKDVFAQEAMNFYASEGIDTQYIIQDPDSYTGVAFITLNPAGENLIVVDVGANEELSPEDVDAFQPVIADSDVVMTVLEIKAETAARAMALGKAAGAITILNCAPARPLPESIYKDVDVLTPNETELKILLGLAPDEPGNVIDLARAIQKRGVGSVVVTRGEAGALVVHPDGEVTEVPGIKVDVVDTTGAGDAFNAALGTALGEGRSLVEAARFAVVAGGLCCTKLGVIPALPYREGVEVRLKT